In Vibrio bathopelagicus, one DNA window encodes the following:
- a CDS encoding DeoR/GlpR family DNA-binding transcription regulator gives MIPAERQRTILSLLSHQEVISISELVEHLEVSHMTIRRDIVKLETSGKVISVSGGVQLTKALHSELSHDIKVEQQASEKAQIGQLAAPLVPEYSTIYLDAGTTSLEIAHQLAGRDDLLIITNDFAIAAYLMNNTQSEIYHTGGKIDRENQSSIGGKVAEFLAGMNIDIAFISSSSWNLKGLSTPCENKVLVKQAIVQAAHTNYLISDSTKYGRIATFHALDLGVLDGVITDIDLSGSVIDELQDKGIKVINS, from the coding sequence ATGATTCCAGCAGAACGTCAGAGAACTATTTTGTCACTATTATCACACCAAGAAGTGATCAGTATTTCTGAGCTTGTTGAGCACCTAGAGGTGTCTCATATGACTATTCGTCGAGATATCGTAAAGCTAGAGACATCAGGGAAAGTGATTTCAGTTTCGGGTGGTGTTCAGCTAACTAAAGCACTTCACAGCGAGTTGTCACACGACATAAAGGTAGAGCAACAAGCAAGCGAAAAGGCTCAAATAGGTCAACTAGCTGCTCCGTTGGTTCCTGAGTATTCAACTATCTACTTAGATGCTGGAACAACCTCTTTGGAGATCGCCCACCAACTTGCAGGGCGAGATGATCTGCTTATCATCACCAATGACTTCGCAATTGCCGCGTACCTAATGAACAACACACAATCTGAGATTTACCATACTGGTGGCAAGATTGACCGTGAAAATCAATCGAGTATTGGGGGCAAAGTGGCTGAGTTCTTGGCAGGGATGAATATTGATATTGCGTTTATCTCTTCTTCATCTTGGAATCTAAAAGGGCTCTCAACACCTTGTGAAAATAAGGTATTGGTCAAACAAGCCATTGTTCAAGCAGCCCATACTAACTATCTGATTTCAGACTCAACCAAATATGGGCGCATCGCTACCTTCCACGCCTTAGATTTAGGTGTGCTTGATGGCGTGATCACCGATATTGATCTTTCTGGCAGTGTGATTGATGAGCTTCAAGATAAAGGCATTAAGGTCATTAATTCGTAA
- the ltnD gene encoding L-threonate dehydrogenase translates to MNEVQSVGVIGLGSMGMGAAKSCVRAGLDVYGFDLNPQALETLGEYGAKAVSTNAVEFADKLDSVLVLVVNAAQVNTVLFKTGLAAALRPNTPVMVSATISAEDAKQIETQLAEHDLVMLDAPVSGGAVKAEAGEMTIMASGAVSTFEALAPVLNATAAKVYNIGEAIGLGATVKIIHQLLAGVHIAAGAEAMALAARANIPLDLMYDVVTNAAGNSWMFENRMKHVVDGDYSPKSMVDIFVKDLNLVSDTAQDLKFPLPLSSAALNMFVSASNAGFGQEDDSAVIKVFQGIDLPGVDSSKGEK, encoded by the coding sequence ATGAATGAAGTTCAATCTGTTGGTGTTATCGGTTTAGGTTCTATGGGTATGGGCGCAGCTAAGTCATGCGTGCGTGCAGGGCTTGATGTGTATGGTTTCGATTTGAATCCGCAAGCGCTTGAAACTCTGGGTGAATATGGTGCTAAAGCGGTATCGACGAATGCCGTTGAGTTTGCGGACAAACTGGATTCTGTTTTGGTATTGGTTGTGAATGCAGCTCAAGTTAACACGGTACTGTTTAAAACTGGCCTTGCGGCGGCACTAAGACCGAACACGCCAGTTATGGTCTCGGCAACGATCTCAGCAGAAGACGCTAAACAAATCGAAACTCAGCTAGCTGAACATGATCTTGTGATGCTTGATGCGCCAGTTTCCGGCGGTGCAGTAAAAGCAGAAGCCGGTGAAATGACCATCATGGCCTCAGGCGCCGTAAGTACATTCGAAGCACTGGCTCCTGTACTCAATGCGACAGCGGCAAAAGTTTACAACATCGGTGAAGCGATTGGCCTTGGTGCGACTGTAAAGATCATCCACCAATTACTTGCAGGTGTTCATATTGCGGCGGGTGCAGAAGCAATGGCATTAGCTGCTCGCGCGAATATCCCTCTAGACCTGATGTATGACGTAGTGACTAACGCGGCGGGTAACTCTTGGATGTTCGAGAATCGTATGAAGCACGTTGTTGATGGTGATTACTCTCCAAAATCTATGGTCGATATCTTCGTAAAAGATTTGAACTTGGTATCGGATACCGCTCAAGACCTAAAATTCCCACTCCCATTATCAAGTGCAGCATTGAACATGTTCGTTAGTGCGAGTAATGCTGGCTTTGGCCAAGAAGATGATAGTGCTGTGATTAAAGTGTTCCAAGGTATTGACCTTCCTGGCGTTGACTCGTCAAAAGGGGAGAAATAA
- the otnK gene encoding 3-oxo-tetronate kinase, with translation MLLGVIADDFTGATDIAGFLVENGMRTVQLNGIPTGDFDASADAVVISLKSRSCPVDEAVTDSVAALKWLQSQGCQQFYFKYCSTFDSTAEGNIGPVTDALLAELGESFTIVCPALPVNGRTVYNGHLFVFGELLSDSGMRNHPVTPMTDSSVVRMMDAQSEGNAGLVNFQAIEQGSDAITARFDELKAQGNRYAVVDAFNAEHLVTLGQAAKSLKLITGGSGLAAGIAKNWTEHLADQSDAKHAGSPVKAPTVVFSGSCSVMTNQQVAVYKQLAPHFAIDVKACLTNDQYADEVFDWVMTNNQGEFAPLVYATADAVVLKAIQEEYGAQASSHAVEQFFSQLAIKLQQHGVKNFIVAGGETSGVVTQSLAVKGFHIGPQIAPGVPWVKSVEGELSLALKSGNFGDENFFAKAQSFFS, from the coding sequence ATGTTATTAGGTGTTATTGCAGACGACTTTACAGGTGCAACAGACATTGCTGGTTTCTTGGTTGAAAACGGTATGCGTACTGTTCAATTGAACGGGATTCCAACGGGAGACTTTGACGCATCAGCAGATGCTGTGGTGATCAGCCTTAAATCTCGCTCTTGCCCAGTTGACGAAGCGGTAACGGATTCTGTTGCTGCGCTTAAATGGCTTCAATCTCAAGGTTGCCAACAGTTTTATTTTAAATACTGCTCAACGTTCGACAGTACTGCTGAGGGCAATATCGGTCCTGTAACGGATGCGCTTTTGGCTGAACTTGGAGAATCTTTCACTATCGTTTGCCCTGCATTGCCTGTAAACGGTCGCACGGTTTACAACGGTCACTTGTTTGTTTTTGGTGAGTTATTGAGTGATTCAGGTATGCGTAATCACCCTGTTACACCAATGACAGATTCAAGTGTGGTTCGAATGATGGACGCACAATCAGAAGGCAACGCTGGCCTAGTTAACTTCCAGGCCATTGAACAAGGTTCTGATGCTATCACTGCCCGTTTTGACGAATTAAAAGCTCAAGGCAATCGCTACGCGGTAGTTGATGCATTCAATGCAGAGCACTTGGTGACGCTAGGTCAAGCCGCGAAATCTCTGAAGCTAATCACAGGTGGCTCAGGCCTAGCCGCTGGTATCGCTAAAAATTGGACAGAACATCTTGCTGACCAAAGTGATGCAAAACACGCAGGAAGCCCAGTAAAAGCACCAACCGTTGTGTTCTCAGGTTCTTGTTCAGTGATGACAAACCAACAAGTTGCGGTATACAAGCAACTTGCTCCTCATTTTGCTATCGATGTGAAAGCTTGCTTAACCAATGACCAATACGCCGATGAAGTCTTCGATTGGGTGATGACCAATAACCAAGGCGAGTTTGCCCCTTTAGTTTACGCAACCGCAGATGCTGTCGTGCTTAAAGCTATTCAAGAAGAGTATGGCGCGCAAGCTTCAAGCCACGCCGTTGAACAGTTCTTTAGCCAACTGGCGATCAAACTACAACAACATGGAGTGAAAAACTTCATCGTTGCTGGTGGTGAAACATCAGGCGTAGTGACACAGAGCTTAGCGGTGAAAGGTTTTCATATCGGTCCTCAAATTGCACCGGGTGTGCCTTGGGTGAAATCGGTTGAAGGTGAGCTTTCACTGGCGCTTAAATCGGGCAATTTCGGAGATGAAAACTTCTTCGCTAAAGCGCAATCATTCTTTTCATAA
- the otnC gene encoding 3-oxo-tetronate 4-phosphate decarboxylase: protein MSEILMNEQQLREQMVTLARSMFERGYATGGAGNLSIKLPNGHFLATPTGSSFGRLVAEELSVVDIDGNHISGKKPSKEAAFHLAIYRNNPVCNAIVHLHSTYLTALSCLEGLDRNNAIKAFTPYFVMRIGELPVIPYLRPGDPQIAEELAKRAGDYRAFLLANHGPVVTGTDFVDAVDNAEELEETAKLAFLLKDKDIRYLTDEEVMDLKGRGK, encoded by the coding sequence ATGAGTGAAATTTTGATGAACGAGCAACAGTTAAGAGAGCAAATGGTGACGCTCGCTCGTTCAATGTTCGAACGAGGCTATGCGACAGGTGGGGCGGGCAATTTGTCGATTAAATTGCCCAATGGACACTTCTTGGCAACACCAACAGGCTCTTCATTTGGCCGCCTTGTCGCTGAGGAATTGTCTGTTGTTGATATCGACGGCAACCACATTTCAGGTAAGAAACCTTCGAAAGAAGCAGCGTTCCACCTAGCGATTTACCGTAATAATCCCGTATGCAATGCGATTGTTCACTTGCATTCTACGTATCTTACGGCGCTGTCATGCCTTGAAGGGCTGGATCGCAACAACGCGATTAAAGCGTTTACGCCGTACTTTGTGATGCGAATTGGTGAGTTACCTGTGATTCCTTATCTACGTCCGGGGGACCCGCAAATCGCAGAAGAGTTGGCAAAACGAGCTGGCGACTATCGAGCCTTTTTATTGGCAAACCACGGACCTGTTGTCACTGGCACTGATTTTGTTGATGCCGTGGATAACGCTGAAGAATTAGAAGAGACCGCTAAATTGGCATTCCTTCTGAAAGATAAAGACATCCGTTACCTGACAGACGAAGAAGTCATGGACTTAAAAGGGAGAGGCAAATAA
- the otnI gene encoding 2-oxo-tetronate isomerase yields the protein MAKFAANLTMLFTEVPFLDRFEKAHQAGFKAVEYLFPYAFEAEELAEKMDRYGFEQALFNMPPGDWDAGERGFAAIPGREEEFKASVDTALMYATALGCKKVHAMSGILNENFTKQQHVETFISNIRFAADKFADQGIELMIEPLNSRDVPNYFVAHQREAVELIKLIDRPNVKLQLDLYHAQIMDGDLSTLIREVAAYTGHIQIASVPERHEPSEGELNYPHLFKVLDDSGYQGWIGCEYNPRASTEAGLGWVKPYL from the coding sequence ATGGCTAAGTTCGCAGCAAATCTAACCATGTTATTCACTGAAGTGCCGTTTCTAGATCGTTTTGAAAAAGCGCATCAAGCGGGCTTTAAAGCGGTGGAATATCTATTCCCCTATGCGTTTGAAGCAGAAGAACTAGCAGAGAAAATGGACAGATACGGTTTTGAACAGGCGCTTTTTAACATGCCTCCGGGTGATTGGGATGCGGGTGAGCGTGGTTTTGCCGCTATTCCAGGTCGTGAAGAGGAATTTAAAGCCAGTGTTGATACGGCGCTTATGTACGCGACAGCTCTGGGCTGTAAAAAAGTCCATGCAATGTCAGGCATATTGAATGAGAACTTTACTAAGCAACAACACGTTGAAACCTTCATCTCAAACATTCGTTTTGCGGCTGATAAGTTTGCTGATCAAGGCATTGAATTGATGATTGAGCCTCTTAATAGCCGTGATGTTCCGAACTATTTTGTGGCGCATCAACGTGAAGCTGTCGAGCTGATTAAGTTGATCGATAGACCAAATGTGAAACTTCAACTCGACCTGTATCACGCGCAAATCATGGATGGTGACTTAAGTACTTTGATTCGCGAAGTTGCCGCTTATACCGGCCACATTCAAATCGCTTCGGTACCTGAAAGACACGAGCCTTCGGAAGGCGAGCTGAACTACCCACATCTATTCAAAGTTTTGGATGATTCAGGTTACCAAGGCTGGATTGGCTGCGAATACAACCCGAGAGCCTCAACTGAAGCAGGCTTGGGGTGGGTTAAACCTTATTTATAA
- a CDS encoding GntP family permease, with protein MDGALIGIVIGILAMMGMIIKTRIPVALAMIIASIIMGLFAGMAPTELINAIKAGFGGVLGGIGLIIAFGVIMGACFERSGAAVRMAKTFVKLCGKGREDLALGFTGVLVAIPVFCDSAYIILHSLVRAISRDTGKSAVGLGVTLALGLLITHALVPPTPGPVAVAGILGVDLGEYMLWGLMVSIPMMLLSMIYIRRVGNEYYRVPNGENWITNQADWANLEKVKETDDKELPSNFLSFGPILLPIAFILINTLVGQGDSVMHTVISLIGNPVVAVGIGVLMALYGLTRHIERKDMVSSMDDALSTTGLILVVTGCGGAMGAVLKASGAGPQVAEAIASSGIPPLLVPLAIASMLRLIQGSATASMMVAATMTLPLVETLGLDPVFVALACAVGPVGFSHLNDSYFHIINRTLGITELADQIKIWSVSSTIAWAIGASIIMILNLVFGKGGTLIDPLIPIAVLGAVFVWLKSKEKSQVKTAITN; from the coding sequence ATGGATGGAGCACTGATAGGCATCGTAATTGGCATTTTAGCCATGATGGGCATGATCATTAAAACAAGAATCCCAGTAGCGCTTGCGATGATTATTGCAAGTATCATCATGGGGCTATTCGCTGGTATGGCACCAACAGAGCTGATCAACGCAATTAAAGCCGGCTTTGGTGGCGTGCTTGGTGGTATTGGTTTGATTATCGCGTTCGGCGTTATCATGGGCGCGTGTTTCGAGCGTTCTGGTGCGGCTGTTAGAATGGCAAAAACGTTTGTAAAGCTGTGTGGTAAAGGTCGTGAAGACTTAGCACTAGGTTTTACAGGTGTACTTGTCGCTATCCCAGTTTTCTGTGACTCTGCGTACATTATTTTACACTCTCTTGTTCGCGCAATTTCACGTGACACAGGTAAATCAGCGGTTGGTTTAGGTGTGACTCTGGCGCTTGGCCTACTGATCACTCATGCGCTTGTGCCACCAACACCGGGTCCGGTTGCGGTTGCAGGTATTCTAGGTGTCGATCTAGGTGAATACATGCTGTGGGGCTTGATGGTATCTATCCCTATGATGTTGCTTTCTATGATTTACATCCGCCGCGTAGGCAATGAATACTACCGCGTACCAAATGGTGAAAACTGGATCACAAACCAAGCTGACTGGGCGAACCTAGAGAAAGTAAAAGAAACAGATGACAAAGAGCTACCAAGTAACTTTTTATCATTCGGTCCAATTCTACTACCAATCGCATTTATCCTAATCAACACGCTTGTTGGTCAGGGTGATAGCGTAATGCACACTGTGATCTCATTAATTGGTAACCCTGTGGTTGCGGTTGGTATCGGTGTTCTTATGGCGCTATACGGTCTTACTCGCCACATTGAGCGTAAAGACATGGTTAGCTCTATGGATGATGCTCTGTCTACTACAGGTCTAATTCTTGTGGTAACTGGCTGTGGTGGCGCAATGGGTGCCGTGCTTAAAGCATCAGGTGCTGGTCCTCAAGTAGCCGAAGCTATCGCGAGCAGCGGTATTCCACCTCTACTTGTACCACTAGCAATTGCTTCAATGCTTCGTTTAATCCAAGGTTCAGCAACAGCTTCTATGATGGTTGCAGCGACAATGACGCTACCGTTGGTTGAGACACTTGGCTTAGACCCTGTATTCGTAGCGCTTGCTTGTGCGGTAGGTCCAGTTGGCTTCTCTCACTTGAACGATTCATACTTCCACATCATCAACCGTACGTTAGGCATTACTGAACTGGCTGATCAAATTAAGATCTGGTCTGTGTCTTCAACTATCGCATGGGCGATTGGTGCAAGCATCATCATGATTCTTAACCTAGTGTTTGGTAAAGGCGGTACGTTGATCGACCCACTGATTCCAATTGCGGTTCTAGGTGCTGTATTTGTGTGGCTAAAAAGTAAAGAGAAATCACAAGTAAAGACAGCCATTACTAACTAA
- a CDS encoding glycerate kinase, translating into MKIVIAPDSFKESLSAVSVAACIEKGFRKIFPDAEYVTLPLADGGEGTVDVLLQGLKGQKRTHQVQGPLGELVNAEWAMLEPSDSNPKKTALIEIAAASGLDLISPELRNPLLASSFGTGQLILEAIEQGAQTIILGLGGSATNDGGAGIVQALGGRLLDDNGQNLSRGGAALSELASIDLTGLDSRCADVELIVACDVDNPLCGDNGASHIFGPQKGATPEQVLMLDKALTNFARIAETQGCVSGDEPVHSRTGYGAAGGTPMGLSLLFNMQIKPGIEMVLDVLQADEILKGADLVITGEGQMDNQTLQGKTPYGIAKRASLQGIPTIGIAGSLGTEVEALYGEMSSFFGTVRSPQPLNQVLKEAEVNLTRTARNIAATLKLGASILQ; encoded by the coding sequence ATGAAAATTGTTATAGCACCAGACTCGTTTAAAGAATCTTTATCGGCTGTATCGGTGGCGGCGTGCATTGAAAAAGGCTTTCGCAAAATCTTCCCTGACGCTGAATACGTAACGCTGCCTCTGGCTGATGGTGGTGAAGGTACGGTAGATGTATTACTGCAAGGCCTAAAAGGGCAGAAGCGAACACATCAAGTGCAAGGCCCTTTAGGGGAATTGGTTAATGCTGAATGGGCGATGCTTGAACCGTCAGATAGTAACCCGAAAAAGACGGCATTGATTGAAATTGCTGCGGCATCAGGTTTGGATTTGATCTCGCCAGAGCTGCGTAATCCATTGCTTGCTTCTTCATTCGGCACTGGGCAATTGATTTTGGAAGCGATAGAGCAGGGTGCTCAAACGATCATTCTTGGATTGGGTGGCAGTGCGACTAATGACGGTGGCGCGGGTATTGTTCAAGCCTTAGGTGGCCGATTACTTGATGATAATGGACAAAATCTTAGCCGAGGTGGCGCTGCACTTTCGGAACTCGCATCAATAGATCTTACAGGTTTAGATTCGCGCTGCGCTGATGTCGAGTTGATTGTCGCATGCGATGTCGATAATCCATTGTGTGGTGACAACGGTGCAAGCCATATCTTTGGTCCACAAAAAGGAGCGACACCTGAACAAGTCTTGATGCTTGATAAGGCGCTTACGAATTTTGCTCGAATCGCTGAAACGCAGGGTTGTGTTAGTGGCGATGAACCCGTTCACAGCCGCACTGGTTATGGCGCGGCTGGTGGTACGCCGATGGGGCTTAGCTTGCTATTTAATATGCAGATTAAACCTGGTATTGAGATGGTGCTCGATGTATTACAAGCCGATGAGATACTGAAAGGTGCTGACCTTGTGATTACGGGCGAAGGGCAAATGGACAACCAAACCCTGCAAGGCAAAACACCTTACGGCATTGCCAAGCGTGCAAGTTTACAAGGTATTCCAACCATAGGTATTGCCGGATCACTGGGTACTGAAGTAGAGGCTTTGTATGGTGAAATGAGTAGTTTTTTTGGAACAGTACGCTCTCCTCAGCCACTCAATCAGGTGTTAAAAGAAGCAGAAGTGAACCTAACAAGAACGGCGAGAAACATTGCTGCGACGCTTAAATTAGGGGCTTCTATTTTACAATAA
- a CDS encoding catalase, whose translation MSKKLTTAAGCPVAHNQNVQTAGKRGPQLLQDVWFLEKLAHFDREVIPERRMHAKGSGAYGTFTVTHDITKYTKAKLFSEVGKKTDLFARFTTVAGERGAADAERDIRGFALKFYTEEGNWDMVGNNTPVFFLRDPLKFPDLNHAVKRDPRTNMRSAKNNWDFWTSLPEALHQITIVMSDRGIPATYRHMHGFGSHTFSFINADNERFWVKFHFKSQQGIKNLSDAEAAQVIGDDRESHQRDLLDSIDNQDFPKWTLKVQVMPEADAAKVPYNPFDLTKIWPHADYPLIEVGEFELNRNPQNFFAEVEQSAFNPANVVPGISFSPDKMLQGRLFAYGDAQRYRLGVNHQHIPVNAPRCPVHSYHRDGAMRVDGNFGSTLGYEPNNEGQWAEQPDFAEPALNLDGAAAHWDHREDEDYFSQPGDLFRLMTPEKQAILFDNTARNLGGVPKEIQLRHLRHCYKADPAYGEGIGKLLEIDVSEFKS comes from the coding sequence ATGAGTAAAAAACTGACCACAGCTGCGGGTTGTCCTGTCGCTCATAACCAGAATGTTCAAACTGCGGGCAAGCGTGGCCCTCAACTTCTTCAAGATGTTTGGTTTTTAGAGAAATTGGCACACTTCGATCGCGAAGTGATTCCAGAGCGTCGTATGCACGCTAAAGGTTCTGGTGCTTACGGTACTTTTACCGTTACACACGACATCACCAAATACACTAAGGCAAAATTGTTCTCTGAAGTAGGTAAAAAAACCGACTTGTTTGCACGTTTCACAACAGTGGCGGGTGAGCGTGGTGCTGCCGATGCTGAGCGTGATATCCGTGGCTTTGCATTGAAGTTTTATACTGAAGAAGGCAACTGGGATATGGTGGGTAACAACACGCCAGTATTCTTCCTTCGTGACCCACTTAAATTCCCAGATCTAAACCATGCGGTTAAACGAGATCCTCGCACTAATATGCGCAGTGCTAAAAACAACTGGGATTTCTGGACCTCTCTACCTGAAGCGCTACACCAAATTACTATCGTGATGAGTGACCGTGGTATTCCTGCAACTTACCGCCACATGCACGGTTTTGGTAGCCATACGTTCAGCTTCATTAACGCAGATAATGAGCGTTTTTGGGTTAAGTTCCACTTTAAATCTCAGCAAGGCATTAAAAACCTTTCTGATGCAGAAGCCGCACAAGTGATCGGTGATGATCGCGAAAGCCACCAACGTGATCTGCTAGACAGCATCGATAACCAAGATTTCCCTAAATGGACGCTGAAAGTACAAGTGATGCCAGAAGCGGATGCAGCGAAGGTGCCATACAACCCGTTCGATTTGACTAAGATCTGGCCTCATGCAGACTATCCGTTGATTGAAGTGGGTGAGTTTGAATTGAACCGTAATCCGCAAAACTTCTTCGCTGAAGTAGAGCAGTCGGCATTCAACCCAGCAAACGTGGTTCCGGGTATCAGCTTCTCACCAGACAAAATGCTGCAAGGTCGCTTGTTTGCTTACGGTGATGCACAGCGTTACCGTTTGGGTGTTAACCATCAGCACATCCCAGTGAACGCTCCTCGTTGTCCTGTACACAGCTACCACCGTGATGGTGCGATGCGTGTCGATGGTAACTTTGGTAGCACATTAGGCTATGAGCCAAACAACGAAGGCCAATGGGCAGAGCAACCTGATTTTGCAGAACCAGCATTGAACCTTGATGGTGCTGCAGCACACTGGGATCACCGCGAAGATGAAGATTACTTCTCGCAACCGGGTGACCTGTTCCGCCTAATGACGCCAGAGAAGCAAGCGATTCTGTTTGATAATACAGCTCGTAACTTAGGCGGCGTGCCAAAAGAGATTCAATTGCGTCACCTAAGACACTGTTACAAAGCGGATCCAGCTTACGGTGAAGGTATTGGTAAACTGCTTGAAATCGATGTGAGTGAATTTAAGTCGTAA
- a CDS encoding patatin-like phospholipase family protein, with protein MSKSALIVEGGAMRGIFAAGVLDAFMQDDFRPYDFAIGVSAGVSNLVGYLSQAPKRSYNVITTMATDKTFFNPARFAKGGNLVDVKWLWNESNQRYPLDCSELFSSIPLIAAVTNVDTGSADYYHIKPENLSNVVEATTALPIAYRETPCFSGGCYTDGGVADSIPVREAYRRGARDITVILSHPLSYRMKPQKYQWMLKKLLKKFPNIAESMAVRAENYNQSLEFIRNPPKDATIKVIAPPEAFAVKRLTMDQSILDAGYQMGVKAGAEHLAIRKGIYGLDTEDCHFCV; from the coding sequence ATGAGTAAAAGCGCATTAATCGTTGAGGGTGGGGCAATGAGAGGTATCTTCGCTGCCGGAGTATTGGACGCCTTTATGCAAGACGATTTCCGTCCCTATGATTTCGCCATTGGTGTGTCTGCTGGTGTGTCGAATCTGGTTGGTTACTTATCTCAAGCGCCAAAACGCAGCTATAACGTGATCACCACGATGGCGACCGACAAGACGTTCTTTAACCCAGCTCGCTTTGCTAAAGGTGGCAACTTGGTTGACGTGAAGTGGTTATGGAATGAATCGAACCAACGTTACCCACTGGATTGTAGTGAGCTATTTTCGAGCATTCCACTGATTGCTGCGGTTACAAACGTCGACACAGGCAGTGCAGACTACTATCACATCAAGCCAGAAAATCTCTCGAACGTGGTTGAGGCTACAACGGCTTTACCTATCGCTTATCGTGAAACACCGTGCTTTTCTGGTGGTTGTTATACTGATGGTGGTGTGGCCGATTCGATTCCGGTTCGTGAAGCATACCGACGTGGTGCACGTGACATTACCGTGATTCTTTCTCACCCATTAAGCTACCGAATGAAACCGCAGAAGTATCAGTGGATGCTGAAAAAGCTGCTAAAGAAATTCCCTAATATTGCAGAATCGATGGCTGTACGTGCCGAAAACTATAACCAGTCTTTGGAGTTCATTCGTAATCCACCAAAAGATGCGACCATCAAGGTGATAGCGCCGCCAGAAGCGTTCGCGGTTAAGCGATTAACCATGGACCAAAGTATTTTGGATGCAGGTTATCAGATGGGTGTGAAAGCTGGTGCAGAGCATCTGGCCATTCGTAAAGGCATTTATGGTTTGGATACCGAGGATTGTCATTTCTGCGTCTAG
- a CDS encoding 2-hydroxyacid dehydrogenase yields MLNIAFFSSKSYDEKSFELAKGELNAEFHFHDFRLTTTTAKMAHDNEVVCAFVNDDLSRDVLEILAKDGTKLIAMRCAGFDKVDLDAAKEFGLQVVRVPAYSPESVAEHTVGMMMCLNRKLHKAYQRTRDANFSLEGLVGFNFHGKTVGVIGSGKIGLATMRILKGLGMNILCYDPYPNPLAEELGANYVELDELYQQSDVISLHCPMSKENYHLLDATAFGKMKDGVMIVNTSRGELLDSTAAIEALKQSKIGALGLDVYDNEKELFFQDKSNDVIVDDVFRRLSACHNVLFTGHQAFLTKDALFNIANTTLTSVDAFFTGNTSGNELV; encoded by the coding sequence ATGCTCAACATTGCTTTTTTTAGCTCAAAATCATACGACGAAAAATCATTTGAACTTGCAAAAGGCGAACTCAACGCCGAGTTCCATTTTCACGATTTTCGACTCACGACAACAACAGCAAAAATGGCGCACGACAACGAAGTCGTTTGTGCGTTTGTAAACGATGACCTATCGCGAGATGTGCTAGAGATTCTAGCGAAGGATGGCACTAAGCTAATTGCGATGCGTTGTGCGGGTTTTGACAAGGTCGACTTAGATGCAGCCAAAGAGTTTGGTCTGCAAGTCGTCCGTGTCCCTGCTTACTCACCCGAGTCTGTAGCAGAACACACCGTCGGTATGATGATGTGTTTAAACCGTAAACTACACAAAGCATACCAACGTACCCGTGACGCAAACTTTTCTCTTGAGGGGTTAGTTGGCTTCAACTTCCATGGTAAAACCGTTGGTGTGATCGGCTCTGGCAAAATTGGCCTAGCAACCATGCGTATTCTGAAAGGTTTAGGCATGAACATCTTGTGCTACGACCCGTACCCAAATCCATTAGCAGAAGAGCTTGGTGCTAATTACGTAGAACTCGACGAGCTTTATCAACAGTCAGACGTGATTTCTCTGCATTGCCCAATGAGCAAAGAGAACTACCACCTGTTGGATGCAACGGCATTTGGCAAGATGAAAGATGGTGTTATGATCGTCAACACCAGTCGTGGTGAGTTGCTTGATTCAACAGCCGCAATTGAAGCGCTCAAACAAAGCAAGATTGGTGCGCTTGGCCTTGATGTCTACGACAACGAGAAAGAGCTGTTCTTCCAAGACAAATCTAACGATGTGATTGTAGATGACGTATTCCGTCGCCTATCAGCTTGTCACAACGTTTTGTTCACAGGTCACCAAGCCTTCTTAACTAAAGATGCTCTGTTCAACATTGCGAACACAACGCTCACCAGCGTCGATGCCTTTTTCACAGGCAACACCAGCGGTAACGAACTGGTTTAA
- a CDS encoding DUF1971 domain-containing protein, with amino-acid sequence MSHLRIPSHWKIQRSTPFFTKDNIPAALLNHHNTAEGVFGQICVMEGTVTFYGFADADATEPENVITIQAGQFATSPPQYWHRVELSDDAQFNINFWSEKETKKMFNTRK; translated from the coding sequence ATGAGTCATTTACGTATTCCGTCACACTGGAAAATTCAACGTTCAACGCCATTTTTCACCAAAGACAACATACCTGCTGCATTGCTTAATCACCACAACACCGCAGAAGGCGTATTCGGCCAGATCTGCGTAATGGAAGGGACTGTCACCTTCTATGGCTTTGCTGATGCCGACGCGACAGAGCCAGAAAATGTTATCACAATCCAAGCCGGGCAATTTGCTACCAGTCCACCTCAATATTGGCATCGAGTGGAACTGAGTGACGATGCGCAATTCAACATTAACTTCTGGTCAGAAAAAGAGACAAAGAAGATGTTCAACACCCGAAAGTAA